A region from the Halobacillus mangrovi genome encodes:
- a CDS encoding gas vesicle protein gives MSYRDQYENKDIALIDILDTVLDKGVAIKGDIVISIAGIDLVYLDLRILISAVETLVQSNQKAAESLSSERMDKEKEALEHATERS, from the coding sequence ATGTCCTATCGAGACCAATATGAAAACAAAGATATTGCCCTCATTGATATTTTAGATACGGTGTTGGACAAAGGTGTGGCGATTAAAGGGGATATTGTCATATCCATTGCAGGGATTGATCTAGTATATCTGGATTTGCGGATTTTGATTTCGGCTGTTGAAACACTGGTCCAGAGCAATCAGAAGGCAGCTGAATCCCTGTCATCTGAACGTATGGATAAAGAAAAGGAGGCGTTAGAGCATGCCACCGAGCGATCTTGA